A genome region from Candidatus Methylomirabilis tolerans includes the following:
- a CDS encoding Zn-ribbon domain-containing OB-fold protein, giving the protein MAPIILKQSYQIDYIHSYGQDSPFFAGLANGKLLGTACTKCGYKYATPKLHCMDCGSECDWFELPQIGAVHTFTVCYFGSEEFLKETPFVLILVEWPGVDTLFLSRLLGVDPLNPSLDWVGMKVQAKFRRLSKFKPTDVYFVPA; this is encoded by the coding sequence ATGGCCCCCATCATCCTCAAGCAGTCCTACCAGATCGACTACATCCACAGCTACGGGCAGGACTCCCCGTTCTTTGCCGGCTTGGCCAATGGGAAGCTGCTCGGAACCGCGTGCACCAAGTGTGGATACAAGTACGCCACGCCGAAGCTGCACTGTATGGATTGCGGCAGCGAGTGCGACTGGTTCGAACTGCCCCAGATCGGCGCGGTCCACACCTTCACCGTCTGTTACTTCGGGAGTGAGGAGTTCCTGAAGGAAACCCCCTTTGTGCTGATCCTGGTGGAGTGGCCCGGTGTCGATACACTGTTTCTCTCGCGGCTGCTCGGCGTGGATCCACTCAACCCCTCGCTGGACTGGGTCGGGATGAAGGTTCAGGCGAAATTTCGACGCCTCTCCAAGTTCAAGCCGACCGACGTCTACTTTGTTCCGGCATAG
- a CDS encoding antibiotic biosynthesis monooxygenase: protein MSDNGVRVVARIVARPGKVEELRALLQGLVEPTHREPGCVTYELLQNKTDSTDFTFVEEWRSEADLDAHLQSPHLQHARVRLPELAAADPDIRRYTVVG, encoded by the coding sequence ATGTCGGATAATGGAGTGCGGGTGGTGGCCCGCATTGTGGCCCGTCCCGGGAAGGTAGAGGAACTGCGAGCCTTATTGCAGGGCCTGGTTGAGCCTACGCACAGGGAGCCGGGGTGTGTGACGTATGAACTGCTCCAGAACAAGACCGATTCGACCGATTTTACGTTTGTGGAAGAGTGGCGCAGTGAGGCGGACCTTGATGCGCACTTGCAGTCGCCACACCTGCAACACGCTCGCGTGAGGTTGCCGGAGCTGGCCGCTGCCGATCCGGACATCCGTCGGTATACGGTTGTTGGGTAA
- a CDS encoding general secretion pathway protein GspB, with translation MPPARRRRLWPWIAGAVIVVNVGVWLWLLRPAPSVHDGALVSVTRVPATSPAPAAPEHAARARPVEPVATPDTLDKAAVAVAPSQAPPSATRSAPSVPLSRLDQDPDAAPRVATKPAHVTSAGVAAPRSALPPKPKTALEKSPASAVDSAPVTPLERDPATRPASQDPAVPQEVFANLRLQVHVYSEVPAERRVFINNQKYVEGQRIDANLVVESITSDGVFVSYQGKRVLLRTDQSASR, from the coding sequence GTGCCTCCTGCACGGCGCCGTCGCCTCTGGCCGTGGATCGCCGGTGCGGTGATCGTCGTGAACGTGGGCGTCTGGCTATGGCTACTGCGCCCGGCGCCCTCCGTCCACGACGGAGCGCTGGTGAGCGTGACTCGGGTGCCCGCGACATCCCCGGCACCGGCGGCGCCGGAGCACGCCGCGCGGGCGCGTCCCGTCGAGCCCGTCGCCACACCGGATACGCTGGACAAGGCGGCGGTTGCCGTGGCGCCGTCGCAAGCCCCACCCTCTGCAACGAGGAGCGCGCCCTCCGTGCCCCTGTCGCGGCTGGACCAAGATCCTGATGCGGCCCCACGGGTTGCGACGAAGCCGGCGCACGTGACATCCGCCGGAGTGGCTGCCCCGAGGTCCGCCTTGCCTCCAAAGCCTAAGACCGCGCTGGAGAAGTCCCCGGCTTCTGCAGTGGACTCGGCTCCCGTGACGCCTCTGGAGCGAGACCCGGCGACACGGCCGGCGTCTCAAGACCCGGCGGTCCCTCAGGAGGTCTTCGCGAATCTGCGCCTCCAGGTTCACGTCTATTCCGAGGTCCCCGCGGAGCGCCGGGTCTTCATCAACAACCAAAAGTACGTCGAAGGTCAGCGGATCGACGCCAACCTCGTGGTCGAGAGCATCACGTCCGACGGAGTCTTCGTGAGCTACCAGGGCAAGCGGGTGTTGCTCCGGACCGATCAGTCCGCCTCTCGCTGA
- a CDS encoding biotin--[acetyl-CoA-carboxylase] ligase has product MPLREEAIRAGLTTRRIGSAIHLLHEVDSTNDEAAALARGGEADGAIVIAEAQRRGRGRLGRQWQSPKGLGLYLSVILRPAIPPHDAPVLTLMSAVAGADAIERTTGLIAAFKWPNDLIVHGRKVGGMLGEMAVEGSRLLYVILGIGINVNQAEADFDEELRQTAGSLRVEAGHLVDRTAIARSFCESLDGWYERFLCDGPPPILEYVRRHCLTLGRQVTARSGDQEVSGLAIELDDEGRLVIRGASGELHHLLAGDVTLTG; this is encoded by the coding sequence ATGCCATTGAGGGAGGAGGCGATCCGAGCGGGCCTGACCACGCGGCGGATCGGCAGCGCTATCCATCTGCTCCACGAGGTCGATTCGACGAATGACGAAGCGGCGGCGCTGGCCCGCGGTGGTGAGGCGGATGGGGCGATCGTTATTGCAGAGGCGCAGCGGCGTGGACGCGGTCGATTGGGACGACAGTGGCAGTCGCCTAAGGGGTTGGGTCTCTATCTTTCTGTCATCCTGAGGCCGGCGATCCCACCGCACGACGCCCCCGTGCTCACCCTCATGAGTGCGGTAGCAGGGGCCGACGCTATCGAGCGGACGACGGGTCTTATTGCAGCGTTCAAGTGGCCGAATGATCTGATCGTGCACGGGCGAAAGGTGGGGGGCATGCTTGGCGAGATGGCCGTAGAGGGCTCCCGCCTCCTGTATGTCATCCTGGGGATCGGCATCAACGTCAATCAGGCCGAGGCGGACTTCGATGAGGAACTGCGTCAGACCGCCGGTTCGCTCCGCGTTGAGGCGGGCCATCTCGTGGATCGAACAGCGATAGCACGGTCATTCTGTGAGAGCCTCGACGGGTGGTACGAGCGGTTCTTGTGCGATGGGCCACCGCCCATTCTTGAGTATGTTCGGCGCCATTGTCTGACTCTGGGTCGACAGGTCACGGCCCGATCCGGCGATCAGGAGGTGTCCGGTCTCGCGATCGAGTTGGATGACGAGGGGCGACTGGTGATCCGGGGCGCGAGCGGGGAGTTGCATCACCTGCTCGCCGGTGATGTGACGCTGACGGGGTAG
- a CDS encoding nucleotide pyrophosphohydrolase — MSNFDTTIAKIRTFRDARDWMQFHNPKNLAISINLESAELLEHFQWKSMEESEAHARAAREEIAEEIADVAIYLFELADNLGIDLFSSVDAKLAKNESKYPVAKAKGSAAKSSQL; from the coding sequence ATGAGTAACTTTGATACGACCATTGCCAAGATCCGTACGTTTCGAGACGCACGTGATTGGATGCAGTTCCATAATCCCAAGAACCTTGCAATTTCCATTAATCTGGAATCGGCGGAGCTACTTGAGCATTTCCAGTGGAAGTCGATGGAGGAAAGCGAGGCGCACGCGAGAGCGGCGCGCGAAGAGATCGCAGAGGAAATAGCGGATGTCGCAATCTACCTGTTTGAGTTGGCTGATAATCTTGGGATCGATCTGTTCTCCAGTGTTGATGCGAAACTCGCCAAGAACGAAAGCAAATACCCTGTCGCGAAAGCCAAGGGTTCGGCAGCAAAATCCAGTCAACTCTAA
- a CDS encoding type II toxin-antitoxin system HicB family antitoxin, which yields MKFLVVLEEGEDGYIVAECPALPGCVSQGKTADEALANIREAIQGIVAIRQKHGLPIPEEHVVEVAVPA from the coding sequence ATGAAATTTCTCGTGGTTTTGGAAGAAGGAGAGGACGGTTACATTGTAGCCGAATGCCCGGCCTTGCCCGGGTGTGTCTCCCAGGGAAAAACCGCCGATGAAGCGCTGGCAAACATCCGTGAGGCGATCCAGGGTATCGTGGCTATTCGACAAAAACACGGGCTTCCCATCCCAGAAGAGCACGTGGTTGAGGTCGCGGTCCCGGCGTAG
- a CDS encoding PQQ-binding-like beta-propeller repeat protein: MKTLFRCLLFGIGICNLAAVAIAADGVDDKRLLSAHTDNSNWLTYGHGYSNQRYSELDEINRDNVKRLVPRWIYQTGIPGTFQTNPLIADGIMYLSTPFNHVVALDAVTGKVKWRYEHKLTTEELCCGPTNRGVAMGYGKIYMITVDARLIALDMNTGAVLWDVPVADPNTGARESLDFLAEADTMKTWKVIGWTGFSGNMAPLVFDGQVIIGVTGAGYGLTLRATTEGDPHAVVGIAGEDQGLRAFVSAYDAGSGKLRWRWYSTPTQGWEGKFSGRTAAGDSLERDLKAEKAALPKYVDAWKRGGGSVWTHPALDPAAGLLYVGTGNPAPQMDDSTRPGDNLYTSSLVALDARTGQLKWYFQEVPHDVWNYDVASPPLLIDTMHHGRLTPAVAQAGKTGWLYVLNRLTGKLLSRSEPFVPQHNMFRRPTRDGVVISPGLVGGNDWSPAAYNRQTGWIYVAAVHMPTKYTIHDVPPEKRKPGLSDIYVAATSVEESGTGRLSAIDPVSGKVQWQVQTDKPLVGGVATSAGGLVFVGESNGQFTARDASDGSLLWQFNTGAGVNAPPVIYRAGGKQFVVVAAGGHQKFQFPLGDAVIAFGLPDD; encoded by the coding sequence ATGAAGACGTTATTTCGTTGCCTTTTATTTGGGATAGGTATTTGTAATCTTGCGGCAGTAGCGATAGCCGCGGACGGGGTGGACGACAAGCGTCTATTGTCTGCGCATACCGACAACAGTAACTGGCTGACCTATGGACATGGCTACAGTAATCAACGTTACTCTGAGCTTGATGAAATTAATCGCGATAACGTGAAACGGCTGGTCCCCCGCTGGATCTACCAGACCGGGATACCGGGCACGTTTCAAACCAATCCGCTGATTGCCGACGGGATCATGTACCTCAGCACACCCTTTAACCACGTCGTTGCCCTGGACGCCGTGACTGGAAAGGTGAAATGGCGTTACGAGCACAAGCTCACGACAGAGGAATTGTGTTGTGGGCCGACTAATCGTGGGGTGGCGATGGGTTACGGTAAGATTTACATGATTACCGTCGATGCCCGCCTGATCGCTCTCGACATGAACACCGGGGCCGTGCTATGGGATGTGCCGGTCGCGGATCCCAACACCGGCGCGCGGGAGTCGCTGGATTTTCTGGCGGAGGCCGATACCATGAAAACATGGAAAGTCATCGGCTGGACAGGTTTTTCCGGAAACATGGCACCGCTGGTATTTGATGGACAGGTGATCATTGGCGTCACTGGCGCCGGGTACGGCCTCACGCTGAGGGCAACTACGGAAGGTGATCCGCATGCGGTGGTGGGGATCGCCGGGGAAGACCAGGGTCTGCGGGCTTTTGTATCAGCATATGACGCCGGCAGCGGAAAGTTGCGCTGGCGCTGGTATTCCACACCCACGCAGGGTTGGGAAGGAAAATTCTCTGGCCGGACCGCCGCGGGTGACTCGCTGGAACGCGACCTGAAAGCGGAGAAAGCCGCACTGCCCAAATACGTAGATGCCTGGAAGAGAGGTGGTGGTTCGGTGTGGACCCATCCCGCTCTGGATCCGGCCGCGGGGTTGCTTTATGTCGGCACCGGCAATCCGGCGCCGCAAATGGATGACTCTACGCGTCCCGGCGACAATCTCTACACATCTTCGCTGGTCGCCCTGGATGCCCGGACCGGCCAGTTGAAATGGTACTTCCAGGAGGTTCCTCACGATGTGTGGAACTATGATGTGGCAAGCCCTCCGCTCCTCATCGATACCATGCATCACGGTCGTCTCACGCCTGCCGTGGCCCAGGCCGGCAAGACTGGTTGGCTGTATGTCCTCAACCGCCTGACCGGTAAATTGTTATCACGTTCAGAGCCGTTCGTGCCCCAGCATAATATGTTCCGGCGCCCGACACGGGATGGGGTCGTGATTTCCCCCGGTTTGGTCGGGGGTAACGACTGGTCTCCCGCCGCCTATAACCGGCAGACCGGTTGGATCTATGTCGCAGCGGTGCACATGCCGACTAAATACACCATACACGATGTACCACCTGAAAAGCGTAAGCCGGGATTAAGCGACATCTACGTTGCAGCAACCAGCGTCGAGGAATCCGGTACGGGCAGGTTAAGTGCCATCGATCCCGTTTCCGGAAAGGTTCAATGGCAGGTACAAACCGATAAACCCCTGGTAGGAGGGGTAGCGACGAGTGCGGGGGGATTGGTGTTTGTGGGAGAAAGCAATGGTCAATTTACCGCCCGTGACGCAAGCGATGGCAGTTTGTTGTGGCAGTTCAACACGGGGGCCGGTGTCAATGCGCCGCCGGTCATTTACAGGGCTGGTGGAAAGCAATTTGTAGTGGTAGCTGCCGGAGGGCACCAGAAGTTCCAGTTTCCCCTGGGGGACGCGGTCATCGCATTTGGCTTACCGGACGACTAG
- a CDS encoding AAA family ATPase gives MYTAYFGLTEAPFSMTPDPRYLYVSERHRDALAHLLYGVGEGGGFVQLTGEVGTGKTTLCRCLLEQLPPRVDVALILNPRLTDIELLAAVCDELRISYPAGTTSGKLLVDALYRHLLDAHAQGRRTVLIVDEAQDLVTDVLEQIRLLTNLETPTQKLLQIILIGQPELIRLLDKEELRQLAQRVTARYHLLAFSEDDTRAYIVHRLGIAGQKDKIFTDAAMRAVHGAARGIPRLINAICDRALLGAYTQDQRRVAAATVRRAASEVLGETFTPRLARRWQWVGAAVLITVLVTGTWVLFTQGQAQSIRRAVIPSAMNPTPTSAILSALLSDPSLRADRKSAFASLYASWRLDVDGPMDNLDCERGRSEGLQCLFKTGTWGKLRRFNLPAIIELSTPAGDRRYATVVAMDEQNATLDFGGRRHVFPLSEIDLYWDGPFILLWKAPELSSVPIRPGTRGKDVEWVREQFAEFDDVPGGGRNRQVFDNDLRARVIAFQRSRSLMADGIVGKETLIHLSAAQRDPKMPRLRRAGS, from the coding sequence ATGTATACGGCGTATTTCGGCCTCACCGAGGCCCCGTTCTCCATGACGCCTGATCCGCGCTATCTCTACGTGAGTGAGCGCCACCGTGACGCCCTGGCACACCTTCTCTACGGGGTCGGAGAAGGCGGCGGATTCGTGCAGCTCACCGGCGAGGTTGGAACCGGGAAGACGACACTCTGTCGGTGTCTGCTGGAGCAACTGCCGCCCCGCGTGGACGTGGCGCTTATCCTCAACCCGCGGCTCACGGATATCGAGCTGCTCGCCGCGGTGTGCGACGAGCTCCGCATCTCGTATCCCGCCGGCACGACCAGCGGGAAACTCCTTGTCGACGCGCTCTACCGACACCTGCTCGATGCACACGCGCAGGGACGTCGAACGGTGCTCATCGTCGACGAGGCGCAGGACCTCGTCACCGATGTCCTGGAGCAGATCCGACTGCTGACGAATCTCGAGACCCCAACTCAGAAGCTCCTGCAGATCATCCTCATCGGCCAGCCGGAGCTGATCCGACTGCTCGACAAGGAAGAGCTCCGGCAATTGGCCCAGCGGGTCACCGCGCGCTATCACCTGCTGGCGTTCTCCGAGGACGACACGCGAGCCTATATCGTTCATCGACTCGGGATCGCCGGCCAGAAGGACAAGATCTTCACTGATGCGGCGATGCGCGCAGTGCACGGTGCGGCGCGCGGCATCCCGCGGCTGATCAACGCCATCTGCGACCGCGCGCTGCTCGGGGCATATACGCAAGACCAACGTCGTGTCGCGGCCGCCACGGTGCGCCGCGCGGCGAGCGAGGTGCTCGGCGAAACGTTCACGCCGCGGCTCGCGCGTCGATGGCAGTGGGTGGGCGCAGCGGTGCTCATCACAGTGCTCGTCACCGGCACCTGGGTGCTCTTCACTCAGGGGCAGGCGCAGTCGATCCGGCGTGCCGTGATCCCGAGTGCAATGAATCCGACCCCGACGTCTGCTATACTATCGGCGCTCCTCTCGGATCCCTCGCTACGCGCCGACAGGAAGTCGGCCTTCGCCAGCCTCTATGCGAGCTGGCGCCTTGACGTCGACGGCCCCATGGACAACCTCGACTGCGAGCGCGGTCGCTCCGAAGGACTTCAGTGTCTCTTCAAGACGGGTACGTGGGGCAAGCTCCGGCGATTCAACCTGCCGGCCATCATCGAGCTGTCGACGCCGGCGGGAGATCGTCGGTACGCCACGGTGGTGGCCATGGACGAGCAGAACGCGACTCTCGACTTCGGTGGGCGGCGGCATGTGTTCCCGCTGAGCGAGATTGACCTCTACTGGGATGGTCCGTTCATTCTCCTCTGGAAGGCGCCCGAGTTGAGCTCGGTTCCCATCAGGCCGGGCACGCGCGGCAAGGACGTGGAGTGGGTGCGAGAGCAGTTCGCCGAGTTCGACGACGTCCCCGGAGGAGGACGGAATCGCCAGGTCTTCGACAACGACCTCCGTGCCCGGGTGATCGCCTTCCAGCGTAGTCGGTCGCTCATGGCCGACGGGATCGTCGGAAAAGAGACGCTGATCCATTTGAGTGCCGCCCAGCGCGATCCGAAGATGCCTCGCCTCCGGCGGGCAGGCTCGTAG
- a CDS encoding type II toxin-antitoxin system HicA family toxin: protein MAKPPVISGQEAGKAFAKLGFVYDHHRGSHMIYYHPSGRHLSIPDHNELDRGTLRKLIRYTGISVDEFRSLLQDS, encoded by the coding sequence GTGGCGAAGCCTCCGGTCATCTCAGGGCAGGAAGCCGGGAAAGCGTTTGCCAAGCTTGGCTTTGTTTATGATCACCACCGAGGCTCTCACATGATCTACTATCACCCGTCTGGTCGCCACCTCTCTATCCCGGATCACAACGAGTTGGATCGGGGAACCCTTCGCAAGCTCATCCGATATACCGGAATCTCGGTGGATGAGTTCCGGTCGCTCCTTCAGGATTCGTAA
- a CDS encoding valine--tRNA ligase, which translates to MTESEISRVKKAGYDPHGIEERWTKVWEAAGSSHVDETLPKPPYAIVIPPPNITGFLHIGHAMNNTLQDILIRWRRMQGYNALWLPGTDHAGIATQNVVERQLANEGRRREDLGRTGFVERVWQWKAESGGTIIRQLKRLGASCDWERECFTMDEDRQEAVREVFVRLYDEGLIYRGERLINWCPRCQTALSDIEVEYEDTMGSLYHIRYPMADDPGASLIVATTRPETMLGDTAVAVHPDDPRYNRLIGRQVKLPLTERTIPVVGDPILVDREFGTGAVKITPAHDFNDFEAGERHGLPRIALFDRDGTIRIVMQSEAQIDPALFEEIERQPVAVAREKVLDWLRREGLLEKVEPHLHALGKCYRCRSVVEPFLSTQWFVKVKPLAEPAIRAVEEGRTRFVPEHWENTYFAWMWNIKDWCISRQLWWGHQIPVWYCKGCDTDNIVGAGLETGVGTRPPELSREVFVLSEAQPIVSAERPAGCPRCGAQELVQDPDVLDTWFSSALWPFSTMGWPEQTELLRRFYPTSTLVTSFDIIFFWVARMMMMGLKFMNDVPFREVYIHALVRDAEGQKMSKSKGNVIDPLEIIDKYGADAFRFTLAALAAQGRDIRLSEERIEGYRHFCNKLWNANQFLARHLPLLEGSLPPVSSLSLDLADRWLLHRLHELIGLVTKALEEYRFNEAASALYQFVWHEYCDWYVEIVKARLSSDASREQQQACGGPGRTTGVALLCLGLDTALRLLHPFMPFITEEIWQHLPHQGTSLMVAEWPKADPGWQDANADVSMGLLMDLARATRDLRSDLEIPPSRSIRLVLRTSSDTDDRAIAAVMPYLAALTRAEHVAFGQHLDRPSPAAVALVGGIEVHLPVDDLSVFAARQQKLRRELDKVEQEQARVEKKLCNADFMSKAPEEIVTKQREEHARLVDTRTKLLQHLERIEHLLQ; encoded by the coding sequence ATGACAGAATCTGAGATATCACGTGTGAAGAAGGCCGGATACGATCCGCACGGGATTGAAGAGCGCTGGACCAAGGTCTGGGAGGCGGCCGGATCGAGCCACGTCGATGAGACCTTGCCGAAGCCGCCGTATGCCATCGTGATCCCGCCGCCCAATATCACCGGCTTCCTGCATATCGGCCACGCCATGAATAACACGCTCCAGGATATCCTGATTCGATGGCGGCGGATGCAAGGGTATAACGCGCTCTGGTTGCCCGGCACCGACCATGCGGGGATCGCGACGCAGAATGTGGTGGAGCGACAGCTTGCTAATGAGGGACGCAGGCGCGAAGATCTTGGCCGCACCGGGTTCGTGGAGCGGGTCTGGCAGTGGAAGGCAGAATCAGGCGGAACGATTATCCGCCAGCTCAAACGGCTCGGGGCGTCCTGCGACTGGGAGCGGGAATGTTTCACTATGGACGAGGATCGCCAGGAGGCGGTCCGCGAGGTGTTCGTGCGGTTGTACGACGAGGGGCTAATCTACCGAGGTGAGCGGCTGATCAACTGGTGCCCCCGATGCCAAACGGCGCTGTCAGACATCGAGGTGGAGTATGAAGATACGATGGGGTCACTCTACCATATCAGATATCCCATGGCGGATGACCCTGGAGCGTCGCTCATCGTCGCCACCACAAGGCCCGAGACGATGTTGGGAGACACCGCTGTTGCCGTCCACCCGGATGACCCTCGATACAATCGATTGATCGGCCGTCAGGTGAAGCTTCCACTCACCGAGCGTACCATCCCGGTAGTGGGCGATCCGATTCTGGTGGATCGGGAGTTTGGCACCGGTGCGGTCAAGATTACCCCGGCGCACGACTTCAACGACTTCGAGGCAGGGGAGCGACACGGCCTACCGCGGATTGCCCTTTTCGACCGGGATGGAACAATCAGGATCGTGATGCAATCGGAAGCACAAATAGATCCTGCGCTGTTTGAGGAGATTGAGCGGCAACCGGTTGCGGTCGCGCGTGAGAAGGTGCTGGATTGGTTGCGCCGGGAAGGATTGTTGGAGAAGGTAGAGCCGCACCTGCATGCGCTGGGGAAGTGCTACCGCTGCAGGAGCGTGGTAGAGCCGTTCCTCTCGACGCAATGGTTTGTGAAGGTGAAGCCGTTGGCGGAACCGGCCATCCGGGCGGTGGAGGAGGGGCGGACCAGATTTGTCCCGGAACATTGGGAGAACACCTACTTTGCCTGGATGTGGAACATCAAAGACTGGTGCATCTCGCGTCAACTCTGGTGGGGACACCAGATCCCGGTATGGTACTGTAAGGGATGTGACACGGACAATATCGTCGGAGCAGGTTTAGAGACGGGGGTTGGGACGCGTCCCCCAGAGCTCTCGAGGGAGGTATTCGTTCTCAGTGAGGCGCAGCCGATCGTCTCGGCAGAACGGCCTGCCGGTTGTCCACGATGCGGCGCACAAGAGTTGGTTCAGGATCCCGACGTGCTCGATACCTGGTTTTCGTCGGCTCTCTGGCCTTTCTCAACGATGGGATGGCCGGAGCAGACCGAACTGCTCCGACGGTTCTATCCCACCTCGACCCTGGTGACCAGCTTCGACATCATCTTCTTCTGGGTGGCCCGGATGATGATGATGGGGTTGAAGTTCATGAATGACGTTCCGTTCCGGGAGGTCTATATCCATGCCCTGGTGCGCGATGCTGAAGGGCAGAAGATGTCAAAGTCGAAGGGGAATGTGATCGACCCCCTCGAGATCATCGACAAATATGGCGCGGATGCGTTCCGATTCACTCTGGCCGCGCTTGCCGCACAAGGTCGTGATATCCGGCTCTCGGAGGAGCGGATCGAGGGGTATCGTCATTTTTGCAATAAGCTGTGGAATGCCAATCAGTTTCTCGCCCGGCACCTACCGCTCCTGGAAGGTTCCCTTCCGCCCGTAAGCTCCCTCTCCCTCGATCTGGCCGACCGGTGGCTGCTCCATCGTTTGCATGAACTGATCGGGTTAGTCACAAAAGCGTTGGAAGAGTACCGATTCAATGAGGCCGCGTCGGCGCTCTACCAGTTCGTCTGGCACGAGTACTGCGACTGGTACGTAGAGATCGTTAAGGCCCGCCTTTCCTCGGATGCAAGCCGGGAGCAACAGCAAGCCTGTGGTGGGCCTGGTCGAACCACCGGGGTCGCCCTGCTGTGCCTGGGACTGGATACTGCTTTACGCCTGCTGCACCCGTTTATGCCGTTTATTACCGAAGAGATTTGGCAGCATCTGCCTCACCAGGGGACCAGTCTGATGGTCGCCGAGTGGCCCAAGGCGGATCCTGGCTGGCAGGATGCGAATGCCGACGTGTCGATGGGCCTCTTGATGGATCTGGCGCGGGCGACCCGCGATCTGCGTTCAGACCTGGAGATCCCCCCTTCAAGGTCGATCCGGCTTGTGCTGCGAACCTCTTCTGACACTGACGACCGGGCGATAGCCGCGGTCATGCCGTACTTGGCTGCGCTCACGCGCGCCGAGCACGTCGCTTTCGGTCAGCACCTGGATCGACCTTCACCGGCCGCTGTGGCCTTGGTGGGTGGTATTGAGGTGCATCTGCCGGTGGACGACCTATCGGTCTTTGCGGCCAGGCAGCAGAAGCTGCGACGTGAGCTGGACAAGGTAGAGCAGGAGCAGGCGAGGGTAGAAAAGAAACTCTGTAACGCCGACTTTATGTCGAAGGCGCCGGAAGAGATCGTGACGAAGCAACGGGAAGAGCATGCCCGGCTGGTCGATACCAGGACTAAACTGCTTCAGCATCTGGAACGGATCGAGCATCTTCTACAGTAG